AAACAGTGTCATTCTTACAACTTGGACCACATTCTGGCCCTTGTTTTTGCCAAATTCATGAACTGTTCTTGTTTTTCTCGATTTTTCGCATGATTATTGGCCACACAAACATTCACCATCAGTTCAAGAGGATGTTCTGTTTACGTCAACTCTGTAACTAGCATCGCGAGCTTGTGTCATCGTTCAGTACACAGAATATCACTGATTTGGATTGGGTTTGGACTGAAATCTGAAAGCCAATTTCAATCtgataacaaatattaatacattacaaaatgaaaatatcttTTGGATTATACGGTATAATAGTTCAATCACTCATAGATCAAGCGATTGACCATCCAACAACAAAACCATAtgtaataaaatgatatattagtttatatattgtttcgTTGTTGGAATCATTCATTCTATAACTGATTGATCGGATGATCATAATTAcacaagtttttttatttttgatccaaacataaaaataaattaccagACTCTTCACATGAGGAGTTGCAGTGCCATTAACCATAATTTGGCTAAAGAAGCACTGTCAAccatttatagaaaaataaaacatggcTTGCATGTGAGTAGGAAAAGACAATAGGAAAAAACTGTGGTGAAATTTTATTGCTTTTggcaaattttctttctctctttttcattttctttcatttctttaatttagtTAAACTCGTTTAATTACTACTCACTGCAGTAAAATTCTTAGATTTCGAAAGATACAATATCAGCAGCTCTACTTGTGAAGGAATTTGAGAGCATATTCATGTTGAGGAGTATTTGTATGCTAAATTTTACTTGATTTTGATTTCACATCACACcaaaagaaacataaatcaaaAGATTTTCTAATGAAAAGCAGCAGCACAGACATATCCATTGGCCAACACCAAAGTTTGTCATGAAGCAATAAGACACTGTTAAACAGTAATATATAATCTTAGTACTTATCCCATAATAATATCACGCACTTCTGAAATCACAGacaaataatgtaattatttcACTCCTCATCACATGATCTCCATGAAGCATCTACCCAAGCACAAAAGGGAATCTTCCATAATGCCAAAAGGGTACTTTTGTAAATCAAAATTCATCATTTCTGCTATAAATTTCAGAGCCACCACCACACTTCATTTCACTGCCATccacagagagagagagaagagtaACATAGAGAGAAAAATGAGGCCAATAAACACtgtatcatcatcatcaccaccaccaccaggAAGTGTTACAGGAATTAAAATATGGAAGTCACCAATTCCTTACTTGTTTGGAGGCTTAGCATTAATGCTGGCTCTGATATCTGTGTCATTGGTCATCCTTGTTTGCTCCTACAGAAAACGTGATTCTTCTCCTgagtcatcatcatcatcgtctGAAGCTGAAAACATGAAATCACAGCCAATGACCAAGATCTTATACACAAACTCAGAGCCTGAGGTTGTTGTCATTATGGCTGGCGACCACAATCCCACATATCTTGCCAAACCAAGCACCacttcttcttctgcttcttcttcagTCTACTGCACTTGTGGTGCTCAATCTCAACCTGAACCTGAATCTCAACCAAGCCCTTCATCAACCTCATCCACTGAGTGAAGGCTAGCAGATCAATAACACCTCAGGGTCAGCAAGTTTTGCGACActtctcttccttttcaatTTCATGTTCCAGTGGTTTTGTGAGAGCACTGAATGTGATCACTGAAGATGAGTGTTTCcttttgagaattttgttttttttttttcataatgaaAGGATCTCCGGCTTAGTAGACTTTATATCGATACATATATTTTGCCACTGATTaagcttttcattttcttttcttgaacaTTCATAAGGTTTTAAAAAGTAGAACACGACCAACGATTCCACCACAAGACTACGTTTTTAGGGTGTTAAAATGAAACCGTGACTATGTTTTGAAACCTTGTCTACCATGAAACATTGAAAGTGAAAACAAGAAACCATATACAACAATCGCACTCAAAAGAGGAACAAAAATGgtttttttcatattcttttgtaaTGCTATGTTGAGATCATGCATTGGAATTGCATTCTGTTGAACACGATCcatgagttaaaaaaaaagggTATATGGGCATGTCACTTAACACAAAAGAAATCGTTTTATCTGTTAGCTaagctttcttttcttttctttctctgcacctttttcttttgtgtttggATTTAGCATATATGTGATTCTATTTGTTTGAGTTAAAGTTCTGAGAGGAGAACGAGGGATGCCAAGAAACGCAGTAGTGTGTAGTTGGACACCATAGCCAGAAGAATAAAGTGGGGCATCACCTGTATAAAAACCGAATACAAACAATCTTCAGTGctcttttattaaaatgaacatTCCAAATACAATATCTACAGATAAAAAGAGAGAATAACTTTTGCTGGGTTCATTATAAAgtcataacaaatataaaactacaacttttttttctttcatcccTTTTTCTTTGTCACAAAGTCATCACAAAATAAGTTAAACTCAAGATTAACTTGAACCAACAATTAACGTTGACATATTACATATCTCATTCCAATACATTTTTAACACCCAAACACCTCAATTTGAAAGATGTTGGGAATAAGTTAAATCAACCTTCTATAAAATACTATAAACATAGTTTTTGAAGTGAGTTAAAaaataggattaaatatgttttggagTGTAGGGTTGAGGTCGGCTCCCACAAACACTATCTTGTTCCAAAGTTTTCAAACACTGTCTTTCGCTTCTTGTTTTTAGTCGTCCAACACCGTTCATAGGACATTTACGGAATATGTTTTGATTTCAAAGTCACGACAAATTcgataatttagttatttaatacGTATTAAATGCGATTATTTActtctttattttgtatttaaagaTTTCAGAGGatatctgtaacatcccaataaatagtaattaccattaattagaattaattacaattaacagtaaacaGTCAACAGTTTTTACAGCTAAACAAGAACACAAGCCGAACGGCTAGGAGTACAGCGTTACAACGTCGAGTCCCAAAAATAGCGAACGCTAacaacgaacggttttacaacataagtaaccgaacgtcctaaaacataaacaaaactaTTAACAACTACAAAAACGAACGATCTACTGCTCGGCCTTAACTTCCACTTCGACtaggttggcgtcctccaaattttcttcttccagcatagCCTCAAGTggcgcctctccatctgctcacatccacaacggatgatcattgcattgacaagacggacgtacatcaacagtagacaacacaaggaattgcaagggtaagcttaggtaatttaattcatacatatcacatacaatttaacataCGAATTTAACACACAAGACATGCATCAATACATCAAAGCATAATATAATTCATCCAAAACTCTCctaagaccgaccgtccggactgtgtGAATCCATGTAACCGCAGGCGTTCATGCACCCGgttggtgtagtaactgggaccctcatcagctgccaaccgaggttaaccctatcagcctcaaagtactcaatagggctagggcctcctgccattcccacgcatgacctactctcctctacatgagaagagcactcacggaatatcaggatgatcagccatcagcgattttaccatggtcacACTTTACAACTCATCATAATCATtcatagagacgttcctccttggaacgctcgttcaaattccaaaatcataatcTCATCTCATATATGGTTCGCACACTTCATAATTCACTCAACATCACACTTTCATTCTTAGTTACACTTctttaaaaagacgaacgttaattaactgtataaacgaacgctatttaagatcgggacgaacgctatttagaagtcaggacgaacgctatttgtgatcgggacgaacgctatttagaatcaggacgaacgctttcaaaaatcaataattattcaatttgcACGATCGCTGGATaggagaccttgcgcgatttagaacgGACGCTCGTTATAAGGCCGAGCGCTAtttcggacgaacgcttggtagaaTACCGTACGCCgtttaagacgaacgctcgacataagatCGAACGCTaccaaagacgaacgctcgacataaggtcgaacgctatcaaagacgaacgctcgacataaggtcgaacgctatcaaagacgcacgctcgacataaggtcgaacgctaccaAAGACgcacgctcgacatgaggtcgaacgctaccAAAGACGCatgctcgacataaggtcgaacgctatttatcatttatcttttttttttttaaacgaacgttcggtctatgaccgaacgccacttaggacgaacactcaattagcatttcaaatggggacgctcgttctaagACAGAATACTTTCCAAAAGAAAGAATTTAACTCTAATTCAAATTTAGAGAAGacgaacggtatatgaccgtacaaggacgagcgtaATTGTTCAATCAGAGAAAATGATGTTGTTCCAGATTTTTCAGTTTACAATGACTTTACAgatttcatacgattcataacttaTGATTtttctccaccataaatctcatacattacagaattcatattatcatttcATCTCATACAGAATTCAATCATATTCCAGATCATACGTTTCATTCTCAACATACAGTGCAACCAATCTTACAAATATACATCCAGTACAACAACAGAGTTCGTTCACGCATGCTTAAACCATCAAACATTTCATACATTTCAGACATCCAGTATACTTCAGGCATTTCATAAACATCaacaagtattaaattaaattactaaagcttcccttacctggtctagCAGTGAACTTCAAATTGCTAGGGTTTCACTCGTTCTCTCACAGCTTTCTATCCAGAAGTTTACTCAACAATTTCCACTTAATCTAATACACCAGAATCGTAGACAGATCAGACCCCTAACCCacgcatgcaaccagaattttGGTTCGCATTAACTGAATGGACGAAGTGCAGAGATGAGAACTTACCAGTTACAGAATTCTAACGTGTTCGGTTCAAACGAAAGCTCCAGACACCGTGAATgatcctacggtttctgaaatggaaGTAGAGATGCTGGTGGTGAgtgatcttagagagaagatgaaaagagTTTAGAGAGAAAATGGAGAAAAGAAATGGCCAGAGTTTcgtggagaagaagatgaatgcaGAAATGAGAGAAAGTGTTTTGCAGAGAAATCATTTCTCTCCCACGTCAAACGGCCATGCAACTCACGCCCTGCCACCTGGTTTTCCACTACCGCTTTTAGAAGCTTCTGACGTGACAGAATGGCGTCAGCGCATGCAGAATGCAGAGAGCGTTCccgcaggacgaacgtccattctcTGCACGCCACTTGTTTTCCACCAACGTTTTTTGGACGTTCCCTCAGTGACACATGGCCGGCGCATGCAGAGTGGGTTTTGACGTGGCACAGTGAATTAAATGGGGTTCAGAGTGTGTGATTAAAGCGCTTAATTATTCAGGTTCTCACaatccccctaactacaaaaattttcgtcctcgaaaattctaGGGCTTACCAGGGAACAATTGAGGGTATAGCTCCTTCATGGCCTCTGCAACCTCCCATGTTGAGTCGCCAGTCTTCGCGTCCCACACCACTTTCACAAGACGAACGTCCTTTCCTTTGTAGAGTCTGGTGCGGCTGTCTTCAATGCAGACTGGTTGTATCTCCAGCGTTCGGTCTGGGCGAAGTTGGACATCTTCCAACTCCAGCACGTGTGATGGATCGGCTACATACTTCCGGAGCTGAGAAACGTGAAAGACTGGATGTAGGTTGGACAGTTGAGGTGGTAAAGCTAGTTCATACGCAACTGATCCAATCTTCTTCAGAATTTGATAAGGCCCTACGAACTTGGGTGaaagcttctttggacgaaggACTCTTCCCACTCCAGTGATTGGATTCAACCTGAGAAACACATGATCTCCAGCAGCGAACTCCAAGGGTCTTCTCCTCTTATCAGCATAGGATTTCTGCCTGCTTTGAGACGTCTTTAACCGTTCTTGGATCAGTTTCACCTTCTCGGTCGTTTGCTGGATTAATTCTGGTCCAGTCAAAACGTTCTCGCCTTCTTGGAACCAACACAAAGGTGTTCGACACTTCCTtccatagagagcttcaaacggaGCCATTCCTATGCTCGCTTGAAAGCTGTTGTTATACGTGAATTCAACGAGCGGCAAAACTTCATCCCATACTCCCAtatgatctaggacgcacgtcctcaataAGTCCTCGAGCGTTTGGATGGTTTGCTCAGAttggccgtccgtctgagggtgataagcaGAACTCATTCGCAACTTGCTTCCCAATTCTCCTTGCAACGATTGCCAAAAacgagatgtgaatctcgtgtctcggtctgaAATGATGCTGGACGGTactccatgtagacgaacgatctctttgatgtagagcttggccaagttggtcatagacatcttcaagttgaccGCTAGGAAGTGAGCACTCTTCGTTAGACGATCCACTACTACCCAAATAGAATCGTGATTCTTGACCGTGCGAGGCAagtgagtcacgaagtccattgaaatgctgtcccacttccattcgggaatctCCAAAGGTTGTAGTAAGCCGCCCGGTCTTTGATACTCCGCTTTGGCACGTTGACAGGTTAaacatgatgccacaaaacgtgcgacatcactcttcattccaggccaccagaacGAACTCCGAAGATCTtggtacatcttagtcataccaggatgAATGTTAAGACGACTATGATGTGCTTCCTCCAATATGATTcgcttcagctcgccatcattaggaacgcacgtcctacccAAGTAACGCAACATACCGTCCGTTCCAGCGTTGAAATGTTTGGCCtgatccgtaccgagcgcgCTTAAAATCTTCACTAGCTCATCATCCTCACGTTGCTTCATCCAGATTCGGTCGAACACATCACTTGTTATTCTAAAGGTGCAGCATTTGATACTGTTCGGCTCCAACTCGAACTGCAACTTTAGGTCTCTAAAGCTCTCCACTAGATTGAGTTCTTTCACCATCATAGCTGAAACATGAACCGACTTCCTGCTTAGTGCGTCCGCTACTACGTTAGCCTTTCCCGGATGGTAAAGTAACTCAAATTCataatctttcaaaaattctagccacctcctttgcctcatattcagctccttttgatcaaagagatacttaagactcttgtgatcactaaagACTTGAAACGTTGCTCCATACAGATGATGCCTCCAGATTTTTAATGCAAACATGACTGCTGCCAGCTCTAAGTCGTGTGTGGGATAGTTCTTCTCATGGACCTTCAACTGTCTAGAAGCGTACGCCACTACTTTCCTTTCCTGCATCAATACGCAACCCAAACCTTGATACGACGCATCACAATACACCTCAAAAGGTTTGGCCGTGTCTGGAATGACTAACACTGGGGCGCTCGtcaatttcttcttcaattccTGGAAGCTCTCCTCACAACGATCAGTCCATGCGAACGGCTGATCCTTCCTGGTGAGATAAGTCAGAGGggctactatcttagagaatCCCTCAATGAAccgcctatagtagcccgcgagcCCCACGAAGCTTCTAACCTCTGTGACCGAACGTGGGCTCTCCCAATCCAGCACTGCTTTCACCTTGGCTGGATCCACTGCAATACCTCCTGCAGAAACGACGTGCCCCAAGAACTGGatttccttcatccagaattcacactttgAACGCTTGGCATACAATTCTTTCTCCCTCAACACGCTCAACACGATTCTCAAGTGGTCTTCATGCTCCTCAAGGCTCTTGGAATAGATAAGGATGTCATCAATAAACACCACTACAAATTTGTCCAGGTACGGTCTGAAAAtcctgttcatgtagtccatgaaaaTTGCAGGTGCGTTCGTCACTCCAAAGGGCATCACCACGTATTCATAATGACCATAACGAGACCGAAATGCTGTCTTATGAATATCTCCCTCCTTCACTCTAATTTGATGATAGCCCGAACGCAGATCAATCTTTGAAAACACGCACGCACCTTGCAACTGATCCAGTAGGTCGTCTATCCTTGGAagtggatacttgttcttgatagtcAGCTTATTAAGTTGCCTATAATCAATGCAgagccgagagctgccatccttcttcttgaccAACAACACAGGTGCTCCCCATGGTGAAACACTCGGCCTGATAAACCTCTTATCCATCAACTCCTCAATTTGCCTCTTAAGCTCTACCAACTCGGCGGGTGCCATTCTATAAGGTTGAACCGAGATGGGTGCAGCAGTTGTCACCAGGTCGATCGTGAATTCGACCTCACGAATGGGAGGTAGACCAGGGACTTCATCCGAAAAGACGTCCGGAAAGTCATCCACTACCGTTCGTCCTCCACTGCTCTcatcattggacgaacgctccacttCGTTGTCTTCATACGTCATGATCAGAAAACAGCTCGCTCCTTCCATGATATCTTCCTTAACTGTCCGCGATCAACAGATaactcctcctcttcttcaccTGGGAAGACCAACTCCTTCTTTCCACAATCAATGAGGATCCGATTtgtagccaaccaatccatccccAAAATTACTTCTAAGTCTTGAAGGGGTAAGCAAATGAGATTGACCTTATATCTACGCCCCTCAACTTCTATTGGACATCTCACACAAGCTGTAGACGTCTTAATcccaccagccgctggggttgacaccaccaagtcgaactgtaaTTCACTCTCCACTAGTCCCAGTTTCTCAACGCatgccttcgagatgaaggaatgagttgcccccgaatcatacaacacTACACACGGTTTTCCAAACAAGAAGCAAGTGCTGGTGATGAGCGTACCTGATCGAGCAGCTTCAGCACCCGTAATTGCATAAACTCTTCCTGTAGCTTGTGCACGTCCACCTCTTCCTTGTTGGGCTCTTCCAGCGTTCGGCGGCCTCATTGCCGCACGTCCTCCCACATAGCACTCGTTCTCCAAGTGCCCATTCCTTCTGCATTTAGTGCAGTATTTTCCCCCATTCAGTTGAGGACAAGCCCACCTCAggtgtggtcctccacactggaAACATGCCACACTCCTTGGCTGTACAGACTGGCCGACAGTAGCCAAGGCTTGGGATCCACTCGCGTTGActgctggacgagcgtaaggGGATCCTCTCTGATTAACATTTCCCCTTGAGACAGTCGGCCCCCTTACTGTTTGCTGTTTCTTGTGCCGTTCCGCCTCTGCCAGGTTCTTCTCCAACACCTTGGCCCTCTCCACCATAGCAGGGAATGTTCGGATACACAAACTGGAAACCACAACCTTCAGATCACTGCGTAGACCGTTCTCAAATTTTCTGCACTGCCACTCCTCACTGGTGGCCATTGTATTGAAGCGAATCAAGTGTTTGAACTTGTTCGTATATTCGGAGACTGACATCCCCCCCTGAACCAGCTGTAAAAACTCAACCTCCTTTGCAAAACGGACACTGTCAGGGAAGTACTCTTCATAGAATTTGTTTCTGAACACTTCCCAAGTAATCTGCTGGTGAGCGTCCGTCAGAATGGCTCTGGcgctcgcccaccagtggctGGCTTCTCCAGTCAGTAAGTACTCCGTATACGCCAAGCGGTTTTCATCCGGACATCTCTTGGCGTTGAAAATTCTCTCCATGTCTCTCAGCCACTGGTCCGCTTCATCCGGAAGACACTTGCCACTGAACTTGGATGGATGGTGCTGAAGaaaactctccaagctccattcaGCATTAGGTTGGGTAGCATGTTGAGTGGCGTTTGAAGAAGAAGCTCCAGTCGCACCTCTAGTGGCAGCCAAAATCTCCATCAATTGCCTTTGCGTGTTTTCAGAATTAACACGCGAGGCCTCCAAACCTTGCATAGCAGCTTGGTTTTGCTGCATCAGAGTGGCGTTTTGCTCCATGAGGGTGGTATTTTGCTGTTGGAGTCTCTCAATGACGTTCTCCAACAATCTAGAGTTGTTGGAAGCATCAGGTTCACTCGGTTGAGGTGGCGGAGGAAGCCTAGGTGCCATGTGATTCTCTGGACACAGAGAAAAACGTACGTTAGTTATGTTCAAGAGTTAAATAATTccataactcattaaacacaatACAAGCACACAACGAAAACATAGTGTACTTTCTCATAACCTACACGTCCtttaaagaacaaaactgctctgataccaataaatgtaacatcccaataaatagtaattaccattaattagaattaattacaattaacagtaaacaGTCAACAGTTTTTACAGCTAAACAAGAACACAAGCCGAACGGCTAGGAGTACAGCGTTACAACGTCGAGTCCCAAAAATAGCGAACGCTAacaacgaacggttttacaacataagtaaccgaacgtcctaaaacataaacaaaactaTTAACAACTACAAAAACGAACGATCTACTGCTCGGCCTTAACTTCCACTTCGACtaggttggcgtcctccaaattttcttcttccagcatagCCTCAAGTggcgcctctccatctgctcacatccacaacggatgatcattgcattgacaagacggacgtacatcaacagtagacaacacaaggaattgcaagggtaagcttaggtaatttaattcatacatatcacatacaatttaacataCGAATTTAACACACAAGACATGCATCAATACATCAAAGCATAATATAATTCATCCAAAACTCTCctaagaccgaccgtccggactgtgtGAATCCATGTAACCGCAGGCGTTCATGCACCCGgttggtgtagtaactgggaccctcatcagctgccaaccgaggttaaccctatcagcctcaaagtactcaatagggctagggcctcctgccattcccacgcatgacctactctcctctacatgagaagagcactcacggaatatcaggatgatcagccatcagcgattttaccatggtcacACTTTACAACTCATCATAATCATtcatagagacgttcctccttggaacgctcgttcaaattccaaaatcataatcTCATCTCATATATGGTTCGCACACTTCATAATTCACTCAACATCACACTTTCATTCTTAGTTACACTTctttaaaaagacgaacgttaattaactgtataaacgaacgctatttaagatcgggacgaacgctatttagaagtcaggacgaacgctatttgtgatcgggacgaacgctatttagaatcaggacgaacgctttcaaaaatcaataattattcaatttgcACGATCGCTGGATaggagaccttgcgcgatttagaacgGACGCTCGTTATAAGGCCGAGCGCTAtttcggacgaacgcttggtagaaTACCGTACGCCgtttaagacgaacgctcgacataagatCGAACGCTaccaaagacgaacgctcgacataaggtcgaacgctatcaaagacgaacgctcgacataaggtcgaacgctatcaaagacgcacgctcgacataaggtcgaacgctaccaAAGACgcacgctcgacatgaggtcgaacgctaccAAAGACGCatgctcgacataaggtcgaacgctatttatcatttatcttttttttttttaaacgaacgttcggtctatgaccgaacgccacttaggacgaacactcaattagcatttcaaatggggacgctcgttctaagACAGAATACTTTCCAAAAGAAAGAATTTAACTCTAATTCAAATTTAGAGAAGacgaacggtatatgaccgtacaaggacgagcgtaATTGTTCAATCAGAGAAAATGATGTTGTTCCAGATTTTTCAGTTTACAATGACTTTACAgatttcatacgattcataacttaTGATTtttctccaccataaatctcatacattacagaattcatattatcatttcATCTCATACAGAATTCAATCATATTCCAGATCATACGTTTCATTCTCAACATACAGTGCAACCAATCTTACAAATATACATCCAGTACAACAACAGAGTTCGTTCACGCATGCTTAAACCATCAAACATTTCATACATTTCAGACATCCAGTATACTTCAGGCATTTCATAAACATCaacaagtattaaattaaattactaaagcttcccttacctggtctagCAGTGAACTTCAAATTGCTAGGGTTTCACTCGTTCTCTCACAGCTTTCTATCCAGAAGTTTACTCAACAATTTCCACTTAATCTAATACACCAGAATCGTAGACAGATCAGACCCCTAACCCacgcatgcaaccagaattttGGTTCGCATTAACTGAATGGACGAAGTGCAGAGATGAGAACTTACCAGTTACAGAATTCTAACGTGTTCGGTTCAAACGAAAGCTCCAGACACCGTGAATgatcctacggtttctgaaatggaaGTAGAGATGCTGGTGGTGAgtgatcttagagagaagatgaaaagagTTTAGAGAGAAAATGGAGAAAAGAAATGGCCAGAGTTTcgtggagaagaagatgaatgcaGAAATGAGAGAAAGTGTTTTGCAGAGAAATCATTTCTCTCCCACGTCAAACGGCCATGCAACTCACGCCCTGCCACCTGGTTTTCCACTACCGCTTTTAGAAGCTTCTGACGTGACAGAATGGCGTCAGCGCATGCAGAATGCAGAGAGCGTTCccgcaggacgaacgtccattctcTGCACGCCACTTGTTTTCCACCAACGTTTTTTGGACGTTCCCTCAGTGACACATGGCCGGCGCATGCAGAGTGGGTTTTGACGTGGCACAGTGAATTAAATGGGGTTCAGAGTGTGTGATTAAAGCGCTTAATTATTCAGGTTCTCACAATATCTTTTATTAGTGTCGACCTAATTAA
This sequence is a window from Vigna angularis cultivar LongXiaoDou No.4 chromosome 2, ASM1680809v1, whole genome shotgun sequence. Protein-coding genes within it:
- the LOC108328490 gene encoding protein GLUTAMINE DUMPER 4, with amino-acid sequence MISMKHLPKHKRESSIMPKGYFCKSKFIISAINFRATTTLHFTAIHREREKSNIERKMRPINTVSSSSPPPPGSVTGIKIWKSPIPYLFGGLALMLALISVSLVILVCSYRKRDSSPESSSSSSEAENMKSQPMTKILYTNSEPEVVVIMAGDHNPTYLAKPSTTSSSASSSVYCTCGAQSQPEPESQPSPSSTSSTE
- the LOC128195650 gene encoding uncharacterized protein LOC128195650 — translated: MVERAKVLEKNLAEAERHKKQQTVRGPTVSRGNVNQRGSPYARPAVNASGSQALATVGQSVQPRSVACFQCGGPHLRWACPQLNGGKYCTKCRRNGHLENECYVGGRAAMRPPNAGRAQQGRGGRAQATGRVYAITGAEAARSGTLITSTCFLFGKPCVVLYDSGATHSFISKACVEKLGLVESELQFDLVVSTPAAGGIKTSTACVRCPIEVEGRRYKVNLICLPLQDLEVILGMDWLATNRILIDCGKKELVFPGEEEEELSVDRGQLRKISWKERAVF